In Cupriavidus basilensis, the following proteins share a genomic window:
- a CDS encoding 5-carboxymethyl-2-hydroxymuconate Delta-isomerase: MPHLIIEITENTRLTCSQEELLDEANAALLASGQFGEPDIKSRCITLTSYRQGTEARERAFVHARLHILDGRDLAVRQALSQAICEVIADAVRPANAEDSVQVSVEVVEMERASFTKQIVSGSH; the protein is encoded by the coding sequence ATGCCCCACCTCATCATTGAAATCACCGAAAACACCCGCCTCACCTGCTCGCAGGAAGAACTGCTGGACGAGGCCAATGCCGCGCTGCTGGCCTCCGGCCAGTTCGGCGAGCCGGACATCAAGTCGCGCTGCATCACGCTGACCTCCTACCGCCAGGGCACCGAAGCGCGCGAGCGTGCTTTCGTCCATGCGCGCCTGCACATCCTGGACGGCCGCGACCTGGCCGTGCGCCAGGCACTGAGCCAAGCGATCTGCGAGGTCATTGCCGACGCGGTGCGCCCGGCCAACGCGGAAGACAGCGTGCAGGTCAGCGTGGAGGTGGTGGAGATGGAACGCGCCAGCTTCACAAAACAGATCGTCAGCGGATCGCACTGA